A segment of the Rhodothermales bacterium genome:
CCACACCTCCGGAGCCTTGCCGGCCTCGGCGCTGCGGCATGCCGCATCCGCCGGCGCCGCCGTGCTGAGTTTCCATCCGGTTCAGACCTTTCCGCCCGGTACCTCTCCCGACGTCTTCGCCGGGATCTATGTGGGCATCGAAGGCGATCCGAAAGCCGTGGCGGCGGCCGAATCGATGGCCCGCCGCATCGGCGCCCACCCGCTCCGGATCGATCCGGCCGACAAGCCGGCCTATCACCTCGCCTGTTCGCTGGCCGCAAACTATCTGACGACCGTGCTGCATGTGGCGGGCGAGGCGCTGGCGCCGCTGGGTCTGGACGCCGGCGAGGCGCAGCAAGTGCTGGCGCCGCTCGTCGAAAGCGCCGTAAGGAATGCCCGCTCGCTTACGCCGGCTCGCGCACTGACGGGACCGCTCGTTCGCGGCGACGCCGGCACGCTCGACGTCCATCTCCAGGCACTGGCCGACATCGCGCCGGCACGCATCCCGCTCTACCTCGAACTCGCCGCAGAGACGCTCCGGATGTCTGTCGACGCAAACCGGGTGCCGGCGGAAAAGGCTAAGTCAGTCGCCGCCCTGTTAGATGCGTGGCGCAGGAGACTGCGCGACGCCGGCTAGCAGCGGTTCGAACTCAGTGCAGGATCGTGCACGAATGGACAACATAATGTCCTTTATGTTGTCTATTAGTTACGCATCACTTACAACACCCCTGACACCGTATCCCTAATCAGCCTTGCCAAACTTCCATGGTTGAATGTAGGCGCGAGTCGCAAGGACAAAGAACAGCACGAGAGACCCGACAACTGCCACTTGCATCCAAACGGATAATTGAGGTTGCCAAGGAATAACAACGCCAAGAACACCCAGTCCCGTCGCAATGGTAGTAATGCCCAGATTACCGGTAATGCTCAGGCGCTGCCGTGCCTTGGGTGTATCCATGAACTCCTCCCACAAGAGAGCCTTATCGGGCCACAAACATTGTTCTCGAATAACTGGCTCCAGATGATAGCGAATATAGAATCCAATTCTCTTGATTGAGAAGCTATAGCTCGCCGTCAGGAAGTCAAGAAATATCGCTGCAAATGCTGGAACTACAAGGACTGATGGCGGGACCTTGTCGATGTTCGCGACGAGTACTCCAACTGCAGTACTCACGAAGGTAACTTTTGCAACAATGATCTGCGCCCGAAGCTTTTGACTCTCAAGAAGCTCTTTCCGGAGCTCTGTGGCCAGATTCCATGCCAGTTGGCCGGAGAGATC
Coding sequences within it:
- a CDS encoding DUF2520 domain-containing protein, with product MSVPLDPEPLACARIAIVGAGAVGTALARRLHDSGYGIAAVISRDPARAAHLAAGVGAASGTSVADVPADVDAVFCCVPDDALPAVDQALALSRPSWTNALVAHTSGALPASALRHAASAGAAVLSFHPVQTFPPGTSPDVFAGIYVGIEGDPKAVAAAESMARRIGAHPLRIDPADKPAYHLACSLAANYLTTVLHVAGEALAPLGLDAGEAQQVLAPLVESAVRNARSLTPARALTGPLVRGDAGTLDVHLQALADIAPARIPLYLELAAETLRMSVDANRVPAEKAKSVAALLDAWRRRLRDAG